Within Brachyhypopomus gauderio isolate BG-103 chromosome 4, BGAUD_0.2, whole genome shotgun sequence, the genomic segment TTTCTCCTACCAGTTACCCTGCATGCTTTTCTTGTTTCTGGACCTGACTTGTCCACAGTccatggtgatggaggtgttggttGCCCCGCCCCAGACCCcgcccctgcctccaccctgctccGTCTCCTGGACCTCAGTGCTCAAGTCCTGAGGTGGCCAGTTCTTCCTGGGAGTTTGCTGAACATTAGATTTGTAATCATCTTTTTGTCTTCTCTGTTGGATGGTGTCCTGTGCATTGACTAAACTTTTTTGCTGAACTTCAAGTTGGACATTTTTGTGAGTCTTTCACAGTATCCTGAGTCAGAAGAGATCGAAGAGCTTGGAACTCTTTTACTGGGTTAGCTGGTAGAAGGCTGTGCTTCGCCCCAaacccccagccccgccccctcagagCTGTCTTTAGGGGTCATCATTCCTCCCTTTTTTCTTCTTGACCTCCACACTCAATGCTCAGCACGTTTTAGGACATGAACACGCCTCTCAGTTCAGCAATACTCACAGGCCTTTTGAGTAGGGTTTGCATAGACTTTAAGATTTTATTTCTTCTTAATTTGTTTGTGTAATGGTCGTTGAAAGCACtcttgctgtgtttgtgtgaactcCAGATAGACAGGGTCCACTCTTCTCTAGGCCTCTCAGTGGTGTTCACACACTTTTggcatttttttaaacaaatataaaatttgAAAGTCAAGTTATATTAAGGAGCATGGACAGAGAAGATTGAGCATCCTCAcactttcttaaaaaaaaaagaaaataaaaaaattcaacaacaataataccaataataataatacctgAATATTTGATACTTTGCACCAAAGTCCCATTGGTCCTGGGCCGTTCCAGAGCTCTTCCTCCAGTCAGGATGTTTGCTAAAGGTTAGAGTGCCATATTCTCCACAGGTGCTTCTCATATCTGGTTAAGTAATATACTGAAGTAATGAGTTGAAGGTGCCCGAATTATTGACTTCTGCATGTAATTAAGTctgatttgttttgtgtttgtgtgtgttctttttctgtttctctgtaatTCTGTAAAATCTCATTATATAAACCAGAAATTGTATATTAGATGAAGCTTTACACAACAGAGTATATTTGTATAACTTGTATATAGAGAACACACGAAATTCTAAATAGGACCAAAACCTGCTTGCTGAGGTCTCTGATGTAATGCATGTTTTTGAACACAAGATGGGGCTGCTATCCCTAATTGTCTAGGACTGCATAAGGTCTGATAGGTTACTCACAATAAACATTAATGACCTTGACCTAATGGTTGGTGGCTTACTATTGGTTCAAACCAAGTTAGAGATGCCTCACCAATTTGGCCCATTGTCCATCCCAGTCTCTGCAGATTAAGGTTAGATAGCAGACATGTTCAGGTCGCCGTAGCTTTTTAAAGACTTTTCCCTGTCAGGTGTTAAATTTAGTCTTTTGTAGTTATTTGCAGTCTAGGCTAAGGCTTGATCTGATGGACTGGTTCAGACTGAGTGTCCCTGCCCACACACATCAGCCCTTTTGCTCGTTTGTCTGCTGGGTATACAGGTTCAGGGTTTGTCCACAGGTTTGTCCTGTGCTGTTGTGCACCCAGGGTTGGAGACATGCAGGGTCTGAGTCCAGCTCCACCTTGGCTGCTACTGTCCGGGATCAGCAGGGACACCCAGAGCGCTGGTCAAAAAAAGATTCAGATCAAATATCATATATCAAGTTAGTTCCAACAACCAGTCAACAGCAGGTGGCAATAAACCTGACACGCGTTCTCTCTTCCACATGTTTCTGTGCAATTGTGATCAATGTGTGTTACTTTTGTGTAAATTAAGTGTTGTATTGCATGTGTTCAGAGTTGAATGTGTTGAACAGGTGTTGGTGACGTAGAGACAACCCATCAAGACCtacgaaccccccccccccccccccccccccctgttcaGAGGACCGTGAACTGAGAGCATTGAAATTCACGATCGTCTTCAGTGTAGCAATAGTACAGTGAATCTCCGGAAATTCTGAAGTGTGAAGACCCCTACGTCGACTTCTCAGATTTCAAAGCAAAATTTCAACATTCCTCCAAGACACTTCTATGATGTCGTACAAGACTCGACACTCTGAATGGCAAGCTGACTCGCGCTCATTAAAAGCGGAGATCGATTTCAGCTCGCCTACAATGGCAGTGCTGGAAGTTGAACGGCTCCTCTTCTCTGGGAGAGCGATCAACAGTCATGCTGATGAGGTCTGGCCCAGACTTTATATCGGAGACATGTAAGAGATGAGCAGTTCTGTTTATATAGGAGACGTGTAAGAGATGAGCAGTTCTGTTTATATAGGAGACGTGTAAGAGATGAGCAGTTCTGTTTATATAGGAGATGAGCACTTCTATTTATATAGGAGACGTGTAAGAGATGAGCAGTTCTGTTTATATAGGAGACGTGTAAGAGATCAGCAGTCCTGTTTATATAGGAGACGTGTAAGAGATGAGCAGCTCTGTTTATATAGGAGACGTGTAAGAGATGAGCACTCCTGTTTATATAGGAGACGTGTAAGAGATGAGCAGTTCTGTTTATATAGGAGACGTGTAAGAGATGAGCAGCTCTGTTTATATAGGAGACGTGTAAGAGATGAGCACTCCTGTTTATATAGGAGACGTGTAAGAGATGAGCAGTTCTGTTTATATAGGAGACATGTAAGAGATCAGCAGTTCTGTTTATATAGGAGACGTGTAAGAGATGAGCAGTCCTGTTTATATAGGAGACGTGTAAGAGATCAGCAGTTCTGTTTATATAGGAGATGTGTAAGTGACCTCTGTATTTAGAATTTTATTTGTTCATTGAACATACAGATCACATATAGTTATCACATATTTGGTTCAGAtttcagaaataaattaaattctctccaTGATTTTGTTTCAATCCACAGGGATTTGCTAATTATCTCaagacttaaaaaaaataatataatgAATTCTCaagacttaaaaaaaataatataatgAATTCTCAAGCTGAGCAATGCAAAAATATGGAATTTTGAATTGATCTTATAAACTATATCTAAAAACAACCCTGTTTTGCAGAAAAGCTATTtaaggacctgtgtgtgtgtgtgtgtgtgtgtgtgtgtgtgatgatttgCAGGGAAATGGCTGAGAATCGCACAGAACTTCGCCGACGTAACTTCACACACATCCTGAACTGTGCGCACAGCTCCAGGCGAGGTGCTGAGTTCTACGATGGAATGGGCATCAGCTACTTGGGCATCGAGGCCCACGACTCGCCCGCCTACGACATGAGCGTCAACTTCAACACGGCAGCAGAATTCATTCATAATGCTCTTCGTGGAGGAGGTGCAaacactgctgctgctgctggttaACATTTGCATATGCTAATGCGGCCCACTGACATGTGCTCTGTGATGTTTTCTCAGGTAAAATCCTGGTGCACTGTCACGTGGGCGTGAGCCGCTCGGCCACCGTGGTGCTGGCGTATCTGATGCTGAAGCACAGCATGAACCTGGTGCAGGCAGTCAACACGGTTAAAGAGGGTCGAGGTATCATCCCCAACAGAGGGTTCCTCAGACAGCTTATCCACCTGCAGGTTCAGCTGTTTGGCAACAGAACCTGAATGTGTCAACCCTGTTTCCCATTACCAAGGGATGCTGAAGTTGTTGTCTGTCAGTAATCATGTAGTACTGTTCAATTTTTATCACTGATGTCAATTGAATTAacctatttattattattactattagaaGTAATAGCAGaattagtagtagtattaatagtgatgatgatgatgatgatgttttgTAATTTTCTCATTAAAATTTGAGaaacaaatgatcaaatccattAATTTTCCCTTCAACACGCTCGGAGGCACTTGGTATGGAATAATAATGTCCTATACATCTGTAAAACTCTATATATAGAATAATAtcttatacatatataaatctCTCTTCTTGGAATATTTGTTTTAGAACAATATCATGCTGGTTGATTTAATTCTGATGTTTTTCTTAACTATGAGTTGTTTGAAATAATTTTTAATCAATTTTAAATTACATTGAAAGTCGGTTTGGTGTATTATACCTTAATGGTAGATCTTATGATTTTAAAGTATCTTCTTCTAAACATATTCAGAAAATCTGTTTAACAAAAATTATTTGATAAGATTTCCAAATAACACTGACACACGACATCTATTCATTTATTTCGGTATTGTATTTGATCTGTATGATCATAAAATATATTCATGTTTATATGATATATCTAGATCATGCATACATTCTTGCGAATATGGTAGTCCGTATTTAAGCTGTGGAGTTTATTCTAATTCTGTGCACAGTCGATGGAGATTAAGACATTTGTGTTGTCGCCAAGAAGCACAGTACGTTTAATTCGCATTTACCTAGCAACCCCACGGCAACACATAAGGAAGTACTAGGCAACATGGGGACCAACGGCTCGGAATGGGAACCAACACGGCGAATATGACAGACTATCGCGTTTTTTTTCCGTATATCGACGCGTTTTAATACAAATACTCCAAATGCATTTAAAACTTCACTAAAATACGCTGCTAGCGTAGCTCTTCGGTAATAGACAGCTACTAAAAGTCGTTTCAGACTGGGCGAATCAGGGAAAAGTAAAAAAACGACGCGTAGAGATCAAGTCCTCCAGTAAGATGGCCAGCTCACGGGTGTCGGAGCTCCTGCCGCCGCAGCTCGACCCGCTTCAGGCCGCCGTGGCTTTTGGTGATCGTGCGATTCCACGTTTGTTGCTGGAAATGCAGGACGATGCGTCGTTCGTGCGGCAGAGGGCGCTCGCTGCGCTCTGCGACCTCGTTCGTGACCCGGAGCGGGCGTATGAAGCCATTCGCATCGGTACGTGGGCTGCTGTAGCAGCCTGAAATCGGTTTGTTTtattgtgtgtttaatgtgcaTATATAATTTGGAAATTGAGAGACATCAAACATAGCCCTATAAGTCTTGTATTTATTATCTGATGTTGGTTAGGTTGTCTGGAGAGACTGAGAGTCCTGATAAAGGATGAAGATGGCTCAGTTAGGACACACGCTACGGAGGTGCTTCATCTGCTGGCTACACACAGTGTGGGCAGGTGATCTTTCAACCCATCTGTAAAAAGGCTTGAAAGTATTATGTTTGACTGTGTTTGGCTGGTTTTGGCCGGTTTGTGTTTGGCTGTGTTTCACTGTGACCGGCTGTGTCTGGCTATGCAGGGAGGCCTTCCTGAGGATGGACGTGGTGTCTGCTCTGTCAGATCTGCTGGAGGAACCTGTCCCTGCCTGTCGGAAGAACGTGTTCAAGACACTCAGTATGCTGGCCGAGTTTCCTGCAGGTTTGCCCCTGTTCTACACATTGGTCAGATATACAGATACACGTCACACATATGCAGGAGTCACGGCGGGGCCGAGGTCTTTGTACATAAAATGGCTTCTGAAGTCGGGTAAAACCACGGGCATGGAGGGACCACTGTTAGGAGTGCTCACTTGTACTCATGGACCCATATCTGGGTCGGTTTCAGATCTGGTCATTAACCAGTCAGGATGTACTCATAAAGATCAATCAACCAATCGGGGTTTATTTATAATGGTCATCAACCAATCAGGGATTGTTTATAAAGGGCATCGACCAATCTGTGTGAGCTAACTTGTACTGAAAGTCAAGCTATATGATAGTTTTTCTAGCACTAATCCCACAGTGCTGGACGATCACAGTATTCTATTTTTGTCATCCATATGTGACTTTTTTTGGTTCAAAGGAGACGTCTACATTCTCCCTGCTGCTACACTTCCTCTACACGGTGCTCTTTAGAGACTCACACACAGATTGCTTGTTCTACTGTTTATTTGTAGTTGTGGGTGGATTACATGTGAGATTTTTGACAATGCTAGAAGATAATCGAGGCTCTTTGAGGGATTTGGTCACACAGGCAATAACAAACATTCATAGACCACACACTTAAACTCTGTCAGGTCCCACCCATTACCAGTCAGACACGGGTCACTCTGCTGGGTCTGAACTACTGGGAACATAAGCAGAAAAACAGACTGGTGTATTTTCCCCCAAGCGTGTACATCGATATAATTTCTCTGCATGTTATAATCATTAGATGGTCTACAAACTCCACTTTTttatcctctcctctctcctctttttctcctctcttcatCTCCCTCATCTCCCTCACTTTATTCTAAGctcttgtgtgtttatttgtactctactgcagtgtgtctgtgtatttgcTGAAATCTGCCAAAGGTGCTCTAAGGGGGCAGCTGGGAAGAGCAGACGAAcctctctgattggctggatgCATCactctctgattggctggctgcATCACTCCCGCCCTCCTTCCTTCCCTCCCTGTCCAGGGGTGGCGTGCATGGTGGATCTGGACCTGGTTCCCAGTCTGGTGCTGAAGGTTCCCGTGGAGCAGGAGAACATTCGCGTGCTTGTCCTCTCCACACTGAGCGCCTGCATACGACAGGACGCGCCGTCGGCCCTGGCCAGCGGGGCCGTCTCCGTCCTGAAGGAGCAGctctcccacccctcccccgaCATCCGCAGGACGGCCTCCTCCGCCGTGCTCGCCATCAGGTGAGTCACACCTGGGACTGTAGAAAGACAGGTGAGACAGGGTCGCCCCAAGAcaggagagacaggtgagacaggGTCACCCCAAGAcaggagagacaggtgagacaggGTCGCCCCAAGAcaggagagacaggtgagacaggGTCGCCCCAAGAcaggagagacaggtgagacaggGTCGCCCcaagacaggagagagaaagaaatctactctgtctctctctccatctcttccccCTCCCGCCAGTGTTCCTGTAGAGGGGAAGAGGAGGGTCTGTGAGGAGGAAGTGCTTCCTGTGCTGGTCAGGCTGCTGTCTGATCATGACGCTGGGGTCAGCGCTAATGCAGCCGGAGCCATCATGAACACAGCCGTCATCACTAAAGGtcagaatgcacacacacacacacacacacacacacacacacacacacatatacacacacacaaagacacacacacacacatacacatgcacacacacacacacacatacacacacacacacacacacacacacacacacacacacacacacacacacacatactcaaacaTCATGCTCACACACTTCAAGTAACACACTCATTAAGAGGGCTGATTACAGCATTTGATTGCTGATTTTGTGGTCCAGCTATCTTGGTGAAACTTACAGCTGGTGATTTAATAATATTCGGCTTTATATTGTGAGATACAGAACACAATATCCATGTATGTATATCTGAGAGGTGTCCACTCAGTCCAGGTGTTTACTCAGTCCATATATTTAAACTGTTTAAATACCTGGACTGAGTAAACACCTGGACTTTTAAAAACAGTCCAGATGTTTACGTGGTCCAGATGTTTACATGGTCCAGGTGCTTACTCAGTCCAGATGTTTACTCTGTTCAGGTGTTTAAGCAGTCCAGATGTTTACTCAGTCCAGATGTTTACGTGGTTCAGGTGTTCACTCAGTCCAGGTGTTTACTCAGTTCAGGTGTTTCCTCAGTCCAGGTGTTTAAACAGTCCAGATGTGTACTCAGTCCAGGTGTTTACGCAGTCCAGGTGTTTCTCAGTCCAGGTGTTTCTCAGTCCAGGTGTTTACTCAGTCCAGATGTTTATTCAGTCCAGGTTTTCTCTCAGTCCAGGTGTTTACTCAGTCCAGATGTTTATTCAGTCCAGGTGTTTACTCAGTCCAGGTGTTTACTCAGTCCAGGTGTTTACTTAGTCCAGGGCCCTATCCTGGACTCTCGCTGAACAATGAACATAACTGACTGACCTCTTCATAATTACATCTGACTCCTGGTTAAGAGTCTTAAGTGGAACTGATATGATTGCAACAAGCAGCACAAAAGACATTGAGTTAAAACGTCTCTATCTCCATGTACACTGCCCTGTGGGCGGTGCTCTGTTCTGTGGGCGGTGCTCTGTTCCGTGGGCGGTGCTCTGCTCCGTGGGCGGTGCTCTTCTGCCTGTGCAGGGAAGTTCCAGGCCCTGGGGGCGGGAGCTGTTCAGCCTCTGCTGTGCCTGCTGGGAAAGGAAGACACGGCCAGCTGTGCCAACGCGCTCCGCGCCCTCACCTGCCTGGCGGAGGTGCCCCGTGCCCGGCTGCAACTCCTCCCACACCTGCCCCTGCTGgagtccctcctccaccacccagCCCCCATCATCCAGCGGGCCAGCGCTACCGCCATACAGGTCATCTCCTGGACTCCCTGAGACAGAAGACatggggaggagggaggggcttagGGAGGGGCGGGGAATATGTAAAAAATACTGGGTGGAGCTACAAACTCTAAGACTTCTGTCTAGTTATGAAGAAAGTGGTTTTCTATTATTAGTCTTTTATAGAAAAATAAGAGTTTAATACTGTGTATGCAATGGATTAAAGAACAGAGTGGATCTGTGTTCATTCTGATCTTCTTTCAGATATTTCTTTTACTTCCACTAATGCAGCACCAACACAGGACACTGATGACACACGTCTCCATTCGCAAACCCACGTGTTTACTGCGTTAAATACGTTATGACACCGTGTCGCTGTTATACTGTCATTAGATGGTTTAACAACATAACGGTCTTGCTCCGCGTATAAACCGTTCGGTGAAACCGACCGAAGTACGTCTCCTTCGTCTCAGTGAATCTTCCTGTCACGACAGTGCGCTGTTCTCCCTGCAATGTCATGTCATAAATAGACTGCATAGATTATGAATGTACAGCTCAATTTGTTTTTTCCGGAAATTAACAATAGCTGTTTGTAAGCTCtaaatatatgtataatatatattaaattGGGCTGAAACCCGTTCTTTTATTtatgaaatgtaattaaatttCTCTgtttgtataaataaataaacacgtGCATTAAATATGTCCATTTGTCACACTCTACGGGGTCAGCGTGATATTCACTGTGACTGTGGGTGTCATAATAATCACATTATAAAGCAAAGACGCGACGTCACGCTGACACGCGACCCCTCCGTGCCGCCAGTGGATTCAACCAGCGGCCAACGGCAGCGAGCGCGTGCACGCTATCTGTCCGCGTGCAGTCACGCCACGCGCGCGTTTAGCGCAGATAAAGATTTTGGACTGCTCGCTGACTACCAGCTTTTCGCGGTACACAGGACGCAGAACTTCCGTTTCTAAATCCCGTTTTGAGAATACACTTTGCACTAAAATTAGATTTTATTGGAATTAAACGTGGGAATTATCCATCCACGCTGAAACTGCCAGGTGGAAATTTTTCAGTATTTTTTTTCACAGGAATGAGGTAAGAAGTTCACAAATTGACAAAGTGCGCTCTAACAGGTGAGACTGGACGGatatataatgtttttttaGGTGACCAGCTCCAGGTTCGCCAGGTTCGGTATTTCTACAGCACTTTTACCCCGATGCGCTTTCGATCGCGTCCGAGCGTCTTCCCAGGCGCGCGCACATCCGCAGGCAGCTCGAGCGTCCTGAAATGTCGTGACTCCTGCACGCCGTGACACGGTGCGACGTTTGTGCGTTAAAATGCAAATCGCGGGGGGAATTTCACTTGATGTAGCCGACGAGAGGACTCCAGCGGGAGACGGCTCGGCTTTACGTAACACCGGGCGAGGAGCGGGGGAAACCGGCCTTTCGTAACAGCGTCACTCAGACACCACGGGAACACGGAGGTGCGAGACAAGCGAGTGTTTTCAGTGGAAAGTGCTCTGAACCTCCGAACCTCCTGCTGATATTAAACTACCAACCTGAATTCTGTCTGCAAGAACAGCAGTCCAGCCTATTCGTAACTGTACCCTATTTAAATTTGATTTATTAAACCAAACCCCACAGTTGCTGAAGTAACGTTGGATGTTGCTCTTGGTTTGTAAATCGTGACTTTTAAAAATCATCCTGAAATGCGCGTGTGTCGCGAGGCCGTGGTG encodes:
- the LOC143512662 gene encoding dual specificity protein phosphatase 26-like, with amino-acid sequence MMSYKTRHSEWQADSRSLKAEIDFSSPTMAVLEVERLLFSGRAINSHADEVWPRLYIGDMEMAENRTELRRRNFTHILNCAHSSRRGAEFYDGMGISYLGIEAHDSPAYDMSVNFNTAAEFIHNALRGGGKILVHCHVGVSRSATVVLAYLMLKHSMNLVQAVNTVKEGRGIIPNRGFLRQLIHLQVQLFGNRT
- the rsph14 gene encoding radial spoke head 14 homolog, which codes for MASSRVSELLPPQLDPLQAAVAFGDRAIPRLLLEMQDDASFVRQRALAALCDLVRDPERAYEAIRIGCLERLRVLIKDEDGSVRTHATEVLHLLATHSVGREAFLRMDVVSALSDLLEEPVPACRKNVFKTLSMLAEFPAGVACMVDLDLVPSLVLKVPVEQENIRVLVLSTLSACIRQDAPSALASGAVSVLKEQLSHPSPDIRRTASSAVLAISVPVEGKRRVCEEEVLPVLVRLLSDHDAGVSANAAGAIMNTAVITKGKFQALGAGAVQPLLCLLGKEDTASCANALRALTCLAEVPRARLQLLPHLPLLESLLHHPAPIIQRASATAIQVISWTP